The Polaribacter sp. Q13 sequence ACTGCAGACCAAAGTGCATAAGAATATGTTTTTTTAAATTTCATTAAGGCAATTTTAATGCTCTGCGCCTTCTAAAACAAATTTATAACCAACACCTTTTACGGTTTTAAAGTGATCGTCACCAATTTTTTCACGCAGTTTTCTAATGTGTACATCAATAGTTCTACCACCAACAACAACTTCATTTCCCCAAACAGTATCTAAAATAACTTCTCTTTTAAAAACTTTACCTGGTTTAGAAGTTAATAAAGAAAATAATTCAAACTCTTTTCTTGGTAGAGATATTCTTTTTCCGGCCTTGTAAACTACATATTCATCTCTATCTATAACAATGTCACCTATTTTAAAGGTTTCTTCGCTATCTTTTTCTGTTTTTAATCTACGTAAAAGAGATTTTACTTTGCTTATTAAAACTTTAGGTTTAATAGGTTTTGTAATATAGTCATCTGCACCAGCTTCAAATCCAGCTACTTGAGAGTAGTCTTCGCCTCTTGCTGTTAAGAAGGAAATGATAACATTTTCTAATGTTTTTACTTTTCTAATTTTTTCACAAGCTTCTATTCCATCCATTTCTGGCATCATAATATCTAATAAAATTAGATGTGGAATATTTTTTTTAGCAGATTTTACAGCCTCAAGACCATTGGTTGCTGTAAATATTTGATAGCCTTCGTTTTTTAAATTATAACCTACAATTTCTATAATATCTGGCTCATCATCAACCAATAAAATTTTAATATCACTTTTATTCATAAATGGATTTAAAAACTATGTAAGTTCAAAAATAGTAATAATTATTTGACTATAACGATTCCTTAACAATCATTTAATGTAGAAGGATTCTGTTAACGTTAATCTAATGTATGTGAATCTAGTTGTTTAAAATTCAATATTTTGACTTATTTGTTATGTTAACTCTAAATTAATTTGTTATGAGGTGTGATTAATTTAATTATTTATATTTTTACGTATATAACTTAAAAAAAATTACATTTTTACTTTATTAATGACACTTTGCTTAACAGGAGTTTCTTTTGGACAAGAAATGCTTTTAAACGGAGGTTTAGAAAATTGGGATGATGATACATCTCCAACAAGTTGGACAAAAGCAGAAAACACAACTAAAGAGGCTACGGAGATACATGGTGGTTCTTTTTCAGCAAAGCATGTAGGAGGTACAAAAGATCTATCTCAAACAATTACTGGTGTTGTTGCTGGAGACAGCTATACAATTACACTTTGGTATAAAGTTGATGTAGAAACAGACGGAACAGATATACGTATTTGGTCTTATTGGAAAGACGCAGGTAATAGTTCTATAACAGATGAGGCTACAGATGATAAAATAAGAGGAGGAGATAATTCTAATGGTTATTTAAGTAATAACTTTGGTAGTTGGGCTAAATATGAGGTTACAGTAACTGCCCCAGCAGGTGCAGAAGCATTTTATTTCGAATTAAGAACTTATAAAGGTGTTACGGTTTATTGGGATGATTTATCATTTTTCCACAACGCTACTGCATCAGTAAAAAATAATGCAATAGAAGGTTTTGCAACATACCCAAACCCAATTACAGATAAAAAGTTTACAGTTTCTAGTAGCAGTTCAGATACTAAACAGGTAGCTGTTTTTAGTGTTATTGGTAAAAAAGTGTTTTCTACTTCTTTTTCTGGTTTAAAGAAAAATTTAGATGTATCCGGAATTAATTCTGGTGTTTATATTTTAAAAGTTACAGAAGGAGCTAAAACATCAACAAAAAAATTAGTGATTAGATAATTTCTAAACTCATTTTTATTTATAAAGCCTCGAAATTAATTCGAGGCTTTTTTATTTTTAGTATCTTTCTAGGTGAAAAAGAAAATATATTGCTATGAATTTACCTTTAAAACTAAATGATGTCCTGTTTTTGGATATTGAAACGGTTCCTGAATACGAAAATTGGGAACAGCTGTCTAAAGAAACACAAGAGCTTTACGCAAAGAAAACACTGTATCAACGTAAAGAAGATACTACGGCAGCAGAATTTTATGAACGTGCCGGAATTTGGGCAGAGTTTGGGAAAATAATCTGTATTTCTGTGGGGTATTTTGTAGATGTAGAAAATATAAAACAATTGCGTTTAACTTCTTTTTATGGTGATGATGAGCATCAACTTTTAATTGATTTTAAGGTTTTATTGAACAAGCATTTTACGAAGAAAAGCAACGTTTTATGTGCGCATAATGGTAAGGAATTCGATTTTCCGTTTATTGCCAGAAGAATGATTGTACATCAAATAGATTTACCTAATAAATTAAATTTATTTGGCAAGAAACCGTGGGAAGTTCCGCATATAGATACTTTAGAATTGTGGAAGTTTGGAGATTATAAACATTATACCTCTCTAAAATTATTAACGTCTATTTTAGGAATTCCATCTCCTAAAGATGATATTGATGGGAGTGAGGTTGCTGATGTGTATTATAAAGAAAAAAACATACAAAGAATTGTAACGTATTGCGAAAAAGATACGATTGCAGTGGCTCAAATTTTATTGCGTTTTAACAACCAAAAATTATTAACAGATAAAGATATTGTAAGTGTTTAGTTGTTGCAAGGAGATTCATTGAGAAACTAAGCGACACGGAAAGAAAATAAAAAAAAATTTCTGCAAGGTTTCAAAAATCTTGTAGGTATTTAAGCTATTTACTATAACAGCTACAAGGTCAAAAAAAAAGACCTTGCAGGTGAATAAAATTTATTTCATTCTGCAAGGTCTCTACACAGTTTATCGGTGAATCTCTG is a genomic window containing:
- a CDS encoding 3'-5' exonuclease — protein: MNLPLKLNDVLFLDIETVPEYENWEQLSKETQELYAKKTLYQRKEDTTAAEFYERAGIWAEFGKIICISVGYFVDVENIKQLRLTSFYGDDEHQLLIDFKVLLNKHFTKKSNVLCAHNGKEFDFPFIARRMIVHQIDLPNKLNLFGKKPWEVPHIDTLELWKFGDYKHYTSLKLLTSILGIPSPKDDIDGSEVADVYYKEKNIQRIVTYCEKDTIAVAQILLRFNNQKLLTDKDIVSV
- a CDS encoding T9SS type A sorting domain-containing protein, with product MTLCLTGVSFGQEMLLNGGLENWDDDTSPTSWTKAENTTKEATEIHGGSFSAKHVGGTKDLSQTITGVVAGDSYTITLWYKVDVETDGTDIRIWSYWKDAGNSSITDEATDDKIRGGDNSNGYLSNNFGSWAKYEVTVTAPAGAEAFYFELRTYKGVTVYWDDLSFFHNATASVKNNAIEGFATYPNPITDKKFTVSSSSSDTKQVAVFSVIGKKVFSTSFSGLKKNLDVSGINSGVYILKVTEGAKTSTKKLVIR
- a CDS encoding response regulator transcription factor, coding for MNKSDIKILLVDDEPDIIEIVGYNLKNEGYQIFTATNGLEAVKSAKKNIPHLILLDIMMPEMDGIEACEKIRKVKTLENVIISFLTARGEDYSQVAGFEAGADDYITKPIKPKVLISKVKSLLRRLKTEKDSEETFKIGDIVIDRDEYVVYKAGKRISLPRKEFELFSLLTSKPGKVFKREVILDTVWGNEVVVGGRTIDVHIRKLREKIGDDHFKTVKGVGYKFVLEGAEH